Proteins encoded in a region of the Catalinimonas alkaloidigena genome:
- a CDS encoding family 16 glycosylhydrolase produces the protein MHYSLPLALALGLLLVACQSAPSDTSTSAEAMADATPGAAYQLVWSDEFDGEHLDTTKWNYNVGGHGWGNNELQFYTDARPENARLAGGTLRITAIHEPWEGKEFTSARLTTKGKADWTYGRFEIRAKLPSGVGTWPAIWLLYTDKEYGNQGWPDNGEIDIMEEVGYDPDVIHSTIHDKAFNHSIGTQVGDTLRIPTARSAFHVYRTDWTPDSIISYIDDQRYFAFGNTGEGWEEWPFDHDHHLLLNVAVGGNWGGQQGVDTTAFPTAMEVDYVRVYQQK, from the coding sequence ATGCATTACTCGCTTCCTTTGGCCCTGGCGTTGGGCCTTCTGCTCGTCGCCTGCCAATCGGCTCCTTCCGACACCAGTACTTCGGCTGAGGCCATGGCCGATGCGACGCCGGGTGCGGCGTACCAACTGGTCTGGAGCGACGAGTTCGATGGCGAGCACCTCGACACTACCAAGTGGAACTACAACGTGGGAGGGCACGGCTGGGGCAACAACGAATTGCAGTTTTATACCGACGCGCGTCCCGAAAACGCGCGTCTGGCAGGCGGAACACTGCGGATTACGGCAATCCACGAACCCTGGGAAGGTAAGGAATTTACCTCGGCGCGCCTGACCACGAAAGGCAAAGCCGACTGGACCTACGGACGTTTCGAAATACGCGCCAAGCTGCCTTCGGGCGTGGGAACGTGGCCGGCCATCTGGCTGCTCTACACCGATAAAGAATATGGCAACCAAGGGTGGCCCGACAACGGTGAAATCGACATCATGGAAGAGGTGGGGTACGATCCGGACGTGATCCACTCCACGATACACGACAAAGCGTTTAACCACAGCATCGGCACGCAGGTGGGGGATACGCTCCGCATTCCTACGGCGCGCTCGGCGTTTCATGTGTACCGCACCGACTGGACGCCCGACTCCATCATCTCCTATATCGACGACCAACGTTATTTTGCGTTCGGCAACACCGGCGAGGGGTGGGAGGAGTGGCCATTCGACCACGACCACCACTTGCTACTCAACGTGGCGGTGGGCGGCAACTGGGGCGGCCAGCAGGGCGTGGACACCACGGCCTTTCCTACCGCCATGGAAGTCGATTACGTGCGGGTATACCAACAGAAATAA
- a CDS encoding nucleoside recognition domain-containing protein, with the protein MVLNYIWIAFFLIAFVVGLIRLIFLGDAEVFPNMVSATFDMAKTGFEISLGLTGVLTLWLGLMKIGEAGGMIRILAKLIGPLFHRLFPEVPAGHPVFGSILMNFSANMLGLDNAATPLGLKAMEELQELNPTPETASNAQIMFLVLNTSGLTLIPISIMTYRAELGAANPADIFIPILLTTFFSTMAGLIAVSLYQRINLFHPVVLAYLGGLSLFIAGIIWYFATLDSGAINRVSTIVGNLILFTIIAAFIGLAWRKGINVYDTFIEGAKEGFQVAVKIIPYLVAVLVAIGVFRACGALDYIQNGLAAFFGSLGVDTRFVAALPTALMKPLSGSGARGLMVDLMQAEGADSFAGRLVSTIQGATDTTFYILAVYFGSVNIRNTRYAVTCGLIADFAAIISGIFIAYLFFG; encoded by the coding sequence ATGGTGCTCAACTACATCTGGATTGCCTTTTTTCTCATTGCCTTTGTCGTCGGTTTGATTCGACTGATCTTTCTGGGGGACGCCGAAGTTTTCCCCAACATGGTGTCCGCCACGTTCGATATGGCCAAAACCGGCTTTGAGATATCCCTGGGCCTGACGGGTGTGCTGACGCTCTGGCTAGGCCTGATGAAGATCGGCGAAGCAGGCGGCATGATTCGCATTTTAGCAAAACTGATCGGGCCCCTCTTCCACCGGCTCTTTCCGGAAGTGCCCGCGGGCCATCCGGTGTTCGGCTCCATTCTGATGAACTTCTCGGCCAACATGCTGGGCCTTGACAATGCTGCCACGCCGCTCGGCCTCAAGGCCATGGAAGAGTTGCAGGAACTCAACCCCACGCCCGAAACCGCTTCGAACGCGCAGATCATGTTTCTGGTACTGAACACGTCCGGCCTGACCTTGATCCCGATTTCGATCATGACGTACCGGGCCGAACTCGGAGCCGCCAACCCGGCCGACATTTTCATTCCCATTCTGCTCACCACGTTTTTCTCCACTATGGCGGGGCTGATCGCCGTCTCGCTCTACCAACGCATCAACTTATTCCATCCGGTGGTGCTGGCTTACCTGGGCGGCCTTTCGCTCTTCATCGCGGGCATCATCTGGTATTTCGCCACGCTGGATTCGGGGGCCATCAACCGGGTTTCTACCATTGTGGGTAACCTGATTCTGTTCACTATCATCGCCGCGTTCATCGGATTGGCGTGGCGCAAGGGCATCAACGTCTACGACACATTTATCGAAGGGGCCAAAGAGGGATTTCAGGTGGCCGTTAAAATCATTCCGTACTTGGTGGCGGTACTCGTGGCCATCGGGGTGTTCCGAGCCTGCGGCGCGCTCGACTACATCCAGAACGGGCTGGCCGCGTTCTTCGGAAGCCTGGGCGTCGATACACGTTTTGTGGCGGCCCTGCCCACCGCCCTGATGAAGCCCCTCAGCGGAAGTGGCGCGCGCGGACTGATGGTCGATCTGATGCAAGCCGAAGGAGCCGATTCGTTTGCCGGGCGGCTGGTTTCCACCATTCAGGGGGCGACGGACACCACGTTCTACATCCTGGCCGTCTACTTTGGTTCGGTCAACATCCGAAACACCCGCTACGCCGTTACCTGCGGCCTGATTGCCGACTTTGCCGCCATCATCTCGGGCATTTTCATCGCCTATCTATTCTTCGGGTAA